The Gigantopelta aegis isolate Gae_Host chromosome 3, Gae_host_genome, whole genome shotgun sequence genome segment gttaaagttaatgttttaaaagtttgttttgtttaacgacaccactattaatttattactcattagctattggatgtgaaacatttggtattctGATGCATAGTCTTTAGAGGAAGTCTggtatatttttctattagtagcaacggatcttttaaatgcatttcccactgacaggacaacacatatcgtgacctttgatatatcatccatcatcaaacatttcgtaagtttgatatatagtcttagagaggaaaccctatatttttcaatcagtagttagggatcttttatatgcaccatcccacatacaggatatcacataatatggcctttgttataccagtcgtggtgtattggcaggaacgagaaatagcccaatgggcctaccgacgtgtattgatcccaaaccgaccgcgcatcaggcgagcactctactactgggctacgtcccatcccttGGGCAATGTCTGACAAATTTGTAGATTATTatgcattttgaaataattacaTGTGACTGGATgagaataaattaatataattataaaaaaaagatttaaaaaataatctacGTTATATCCAGAAATTCCACAATGTTGGAAGAGAACTAAGTACGTTTAATATTTCTATAAGCCAAATATTTCCTTGCCTGTAGAACACGGAGGAGATTATTTTAGACTAGGTACCAGCCTGGGTTTTCCAAAGCTAAACTTTTTATAGTTTATAGATCTGGAAACGAGTGAAGTCCTTAGATTTAAGTTCCAAATGGTCAAATAGTCTAACGATTTCAAAATTGTTCAAAAAAGGAAAATCTAATTCTTGTCTACGAAAAATcgtctttgtttttaattctgtgAATCTCCCGGtgtaaagaaatacaaataaaaaataaatatttatgtatataacgCCCCTAATATATATTGTGCTCACCCACCCCATGACCAAAATTGTATCCACCCACCTTTTCACCAGATACCGTTTCTACTGGTCGGAGTCATGCCGAATTAAACAACAACTACATACGCCAGTAGATTTCTTGTTTGTTACTATGCATGGCGCTCCTGTTGTGTACACTTCAGTTAGCCATCAATTCCCCACATAACGCGTGGATAGTCGGAACAAGACGATttgtaacacaattttaatgacCAGAAACCCCCAACTAATCGCCCGTCTCGAGCCAAGACATTTTACTCAATGTCTGATCGATATATCGAACACTTTTTCTATAATTTCGACCAATATATTCGGAAAAGTCATCTTTGGAAAATAAATGGAATTTTCTATCAATGCAGTGAAAAGTTTTGGAAAGAACCGATTTATCTTCTGTGAATTACGCGAATTTAATGCAGCTTAATTTCAAATCACATTTAAAAATGGGTTCTTAGCGAGTATTTGAGAGTATGTGAAGAGAAGCCCAGAAATATATTGCGTACAGCGTCACCTTAAATTAATCATACTGTAGGAATTCGACATAGGGTTTTTTCAGTTCACGCCAATTTGTGAAAACCAATGATCTAACATACACTGCCTGCATTACGcgctgattattatttttttcttggtggtttattttaatttatctttTTTGGTGTGTGCtagacaaattaaaaattatcattATGAAAAGCCCTACAATAGTAAAATGAGTAATATGTAACAACTCCTGCCggtgctactgctactgctactactgctgctgctgctactgctgctactgctactgctactgctactgctactactgctactgctactgctactgctactgctactgctactgcttctgctactgctgctgctgctgctactgctactgctactgctactgctactgctgctgctgctgctgctgctgctgctgctgctgctgctgctactgctactgctactgctactgctactgctactgctactgctactgctactgctactactactgcaactgctgctgctactactactactactactactgctactactgctactactactatcggtactactactgctactactactactactactactgctactactgctactactgctactactgctactgctactactactactactactgctactgctactactactactgctactgctactgctactgctactactactactactactactgctactactgctactgctactgctactgctactactactactgctgctactactgctactactactactgctactgctactgctactgctactactgctactactgctactactgctactactgctactgctactgctgctactgctactgctactgctactgctactgctgctgctgctgctgctactgctactactactactgctactactactactactactgctactactactactactagtactactagtactattactactactactactactactactactactactactactactactactattaccactactactactattaccaccactactactactattactggtactattactgctactactactactactactactactactactactactactactactactactactactactagtagtactactactactactactacctgtactactacaattactactactattactactactactattattaccactactactactactattactactactactactatattaccggtactattactactactactactattattaccaactactgttactaccactactactactactagt includes the following:
- the LOC121368596 gene encoding uncharacterized protein DDB_G0271670-like, with protein sequence SSSNSSSSSGNNSSSSNSSSNCSSTGSSSSSSTTSSSSSSSSSSSSSSSSSSSSSSNSTSNSSSSGGNSSSSGNSSSSSSSSSSSSSSSSNSTSSTSSSSSSSSSSSSSSSSSSSSSSSSSSSSSSSSSSSSSSSSSSSSSSSSSSSSSSSSSSSSSSSSSSSSSSSSSSSSSSSSSSSSSSSSSSSSSSSSSSSSSSSSSSSSSSSSSSSSSSSSSSSSSSSSSSSTDSSSSSSSSSSSSSSSSSSCSSSSSSSSSSSSSSSSSSSSSSSSSSSSSSSSSSSSSSSSSSSSSSSSSSSRSSSSSSSSSSSSSSSSSSSSSSSSSSSSSSSSSSSSSTGRSCYILLILLL